The genomic stretch TTTGTTTATGTATACTGTTTTTCTATTTATGTAACCGATTAATTAAAATTTTTCTTACTTTTCTTGCATATTTATTAAAAATTTAATATTATATTTGCTATGAAGCATGATTTAAAATCTGATTTGGACAAACTTAAAAACAGAGGTCTTCCATTAGAAGAAGATATTATTTCTCTTAGAGATAAATCATTAAAAGAACTTATATATTGTTTAAACGATAATGATGCTTCAGTAAGAACATCAGCAGCTATTAATTTAAAATATTATGCCGATAAGGCGGCAGATTATTTATTATTTCGCTTGTTTGAAGAAGATAGTCTATATACTAAGATAGCTATATGTGAGACTCTTGAAGCGGGGAATATTGATACAGCTAGAAAGATGGCTGAATATCTAGGAAAAATTGGCAATAATCAGTATAAAAAATTGCCGAAAAAAGTATCATCAAAAAAATCATATCCTCTGCCTAGAGATATAATAGCTAGAATTTTAGCAAAGATGAATGCTTATATTGTACCTGCATTAATAGAGGTTTTACAAAGCGATGATTTACTAAAGATTTATGAGGCAATAGATTCTTTTGGATATATGTGTTTTTATAATGAAACTTTACAAAATGAAAAAAATATTGAGTATATAATTAATCTAATAAACAAATATAAAGATGATAAACTTCTTATATGGAAGTGCTTAACTTGTTTATCAGCATTTAATTTAGAAAAAAGCAGAGATATATTAAATAGTTTTATCAGTAAATATGGTTATGAAGATATTTTATTTTGGGAAGCTATGAGGTCTTTGAATATTTTAAATAGAAAATAAATATTTAAAAAAATCTATTAAATGATATAATAAAAAAACTTTTACTATTTTTTAGGGTATATAAATGAAATTAACTATAAAAAATTTTGCCAGAATAAAAGAAGCAGAAATAAATATAGACGGTATTACTATAATAGCAGGCGAAAATAATACAGGCAAAACCACAGTAGGAAAAGTTTTATTTTCTTGTTTTAATTCATTTAATAATCTTGAAAAAGAAATATATTTAGATAGAGAATTTTCTGTACAAAAAGAATTGTGTAATTTACATGATCTATTGGTGGAATATAAAATTAATAATTATGAAGAATATGGATCATTAGAATATAAATTAGA from Brachyspira murdochii DSM 12563 encodes the following:
- a CDS encoding HEAT repeat domain-containing protein, whose translation is MKHDLKSDLDKLKNRGLPLEEDIISLRDKSLKELIYCLNDNDASVRTSAAINLKYYADKAADYLLFRLFEEDSLYTKIAICETLEAGNIDTARKMAEYLGKIGNNQYKKLPKKVSSKKSYPLPRDIIARILAKMNAYIVPALIEVLQSDDLLKIYEAIDSFGYMCFYNETLQNEKNIEYIINLINKYKDDKLLIWKCLTCLSAFNLEKSRDILNSFISKYGYEDILFWEAMRSLNILNRK